A genomic segment from Bryobacteraceae bacterium encodes:
- a CDS encoding rhamnulokinase family protein, giving the protein MIHNFAAVDLGAESGRVILGVLEEGRLLLEELHRFANQPVRLPTGLYWDTLRLWHEILTGLAVAGRDRGLRLEGIGVDTWGVDIALLGADGALIDNPRHYRDSRNAGIPEKAFEVVPRAEIFAQTGLQFMQINSLYQWYAMKLAWAPANDAARTLLFMPDLFHYFLTGETKAERSIASTSQFYNPKFERWSSEMLLALRLNPEILPDIVDPGTLLGPILPYVADLTGLDETTPVFATAGHDTAAAVAAVPAQDEGDWCYVSSGTWSLMGVELREPVLTPECLALDFTNEIGVERRVRLLKNIMGMWPLQECRRAWALEGHDYSYDTLTEMAAAAPAFSAILNPDAFLEPGHMPERIAAFCRDTGQTPPDGPGATARAILESLALRYRQVLENLETLTGRSIGRIHIVGGGSRNTLLNQFVADCTGRTVIAGPTEATAAGNVLVQAMGAGLVAGLGEIREIVARSFPVTRFDPAGGDWDAAYGRFGEITG; this is encoded by the coding sequence GTGATCCACAACTTCGCGGCCGTCGATCTCGGCGCCGAGAGCGGGCGGGTCATACTCGGCGTGCTCGAAGAGGGCCGTCTTCTGCTCGAGGAACTGCACCGGTTCGCCAACCAGCCCGTTCGCCTGCCCACCGGGCTCTACTGGGACACGCTCCGGCTCTGGCACGAAATCCTCACCGGACTCGCAGTCGCCGGCCGTGATCGCGGGCTCCGCCTCGAAGGCATCGGCGTCGACACCTGGGGCGTGGATATCGCGCTGCTCGGAGCCGACGGCGCGCTCATCGACAACCCGCGCCACTATCGCGACTCCCGCAACGCCGGCATCCCCGAGAAGGCGTTCGAAGTGGTGCCGCGCGCCGAGATCTTCGCGCAAACCGGTCTGCAGTTCATGCAGATCAACTCGCTCTATCAGTGGTACGCGATGAAGCTGGCGTGGGCTCCCGCTAACGACGCCGCCCGCACGCTGCTGTTCATGCCGGATCTGTTCCACTACTTCCTCACCGGCGAGACGAAGGCCGAACGCAGCATCGCCAGCACCTCCCAGTTCTACAATCCGAAGTTCGAACGCTGGTCGTCGGAGATGCTGCTCGCGCTCCGGCTGAACCCGGAGATCCTCCCCGACATCGTCGACCCCGGCACGCTCCTCGGCCCGATCCTGCCTTACGTGGCAGACCTCACCGGCCTCGACGAAACGACTCCTGTCTTCGCCACCGCCGGCCACGATACCGCGGCCGCCGTGGCCGCCGTCCCCGCGCAGGACGAAGGCGACTGGTGCTACGTCAGTTCCGGCACGTGGTCTCTCATGGGCGTGGAACTGCGCGAGCCCGTGCTCACGCCCGAGTGCCTCGCGCTCGATTTCACCAACGAAATCGGCGTCGAGCGCCGCGTGCGTCTTCTCAAGAACATCATGGGCATGTGGCCGCTGCAGGAGTGCCGCCGCGCGTGGGCTCTCGAAGGTCACGATTACTCCTACGACACGCTGACTGAGATGGCCGCCGCAGCTCCGGCGTTCAGCGCCATCCTCAACCCGGACGCCTTCCTCGAGCCGGGCCACATGCCGGAACGGATCGCCGCCTTCTGCCGCGATACCGGACAAACGCCGCCCGATGGGCCCGGCGCGACGGCGCGCGCCATCCTCGAGAGCCTCGCCCTCCGCTACCGGCAGGTTCTCGAGAATCTGGAAACACTCACCGGACGCTCCATCGGCCGCATCCACATCGTCGGCGGCGGATCGCGCAACACGCTGCTCAACCAGTTCGTGGCAGATTGCACCGGCCGCACCGTGATCGCCGGGCCAACGGAAGCCACCGCCGCGGGCAATGTGCTCGTTCAGGCGATGGGCGCGGGGCTTGTGGCAGGGTTGGGCGAGATTCGCGAGATCGTGGCGCGCTCGTTCCCGGTGACGCGTTTCGACCCCGCGGGCGGCGATTGGGATGCCGCCTACGGCCGGTTCGGCGAGATCACCGGCTGA
- a CDS encoding alcohol dehydrogenase catalytic domain-containing protein: MLSIELVAQRQLVAVERPLPPGPGPGEVLVRLRAIGLCGSDLHWYQDGRVGHNDAVFPMVLGHEPVGDVVECGPGVDTHKPGDKVAIEPSVVCGVCEYCRSGRPNNCVACVFMGGTQAPGFYRDYAVVPARNAEHFPADFDYLTATLIEPVAVLVHVMELAPVAPGDTVAILGAGPIGLLCAQLAKLGGASKIIIADRVPHRLRIAHQVSLDFHCVNTREASVISAVADLTKGRGVDIVYDAAGVPETMSAGLEIARPSGQYILIGIPSARVTPFDLHTAMNKELRIQTVKRSNHKGHDAIELIRAGKIPDVVITHRLPLASTPEAFELVSEYRDGVGKLVVEPEVPAS, from the coding sequence ATGCTCTCGATCGAACTCGTCGCCCAGCGCCAACTTGTCGCCGTTGAACGCCCTCTCCCACCCGGACCGGGACCTGGCGAAGTGCTCGTCCGGCTGCGCGCGATCGGCCTCTGCGGCAGCGACCTGCACTGGTACCAGGACGGACGCGTCGGCCACAACGACGCCGTCTTTCCAATGGTCCTCGGCCACGAGCCCGTCGGCGATGTCGTCGAGTGCGGCCCCGGCGTCGACACCCACAAACCCGGCGACAAGGTGGCCATCGAACCATCCGTCGTCTGCGGCGTTTGCGAATACTGCCGAAGCGGCCGCCCGAACAACTGCGTCGCCTGCGTGTTCATGGGCGGCACGCAGGCGCCCGGATTCTACCGCGACTACGCCGTCGTACCCGCGCGCAACGCCGAGCATTTTCCCGCCGATTTCGATTACCTCACCGCCACGCTCATCGAACCCGTCGCCGTTCTCGTCCATGTGATGGAGCTCGCGCCGGTGGCGCCGGGCGACACCGTAGCCATCCTGGGCGCCGGCCCCATCGGCCTGCTGTGCGCCCAATTGGCCAAGCTCGGCGGCGCATCGAAGATCATCATCGCCGACCGCGTGCCCCACCGCCTTCGCATCGCCCACCAGGTGAGCCTCGACTTCCATTGCGTGAATACCCGAGAGGCATCCGTCATCTCCGCCGTCGCCGACCTCACCAAGGGCCGCGGCGTCGATATCGTCTACGACGCCGCCGGCGTTCCGGAAACCATGTCCGCCGGTCTCGAGATCGCCCGCCCCAGCGGCCAATACATCCTCATCGGGATACCGAGCGCGCGCGTCACCCCGTTCGATCTCCACACCGCGATGAACAAGGAACTCCGCATCCAGACGGTGAAACGCAGCAATCACAAAGGCCACGACGCCATCGAATTGATCCGCGCCGGCAAGATCCCCGACGTTGTCATCACGCACCGGCTCCCGCTCGCATCGACGCCCGAAGCTTTCGAACTGGTTTCCGAGTACCGCGACGGAGTCGGCAAACTTGTCGTCGAACCCGAGGTCCCCGCATCGTGA
- a CDS encoding Clp protease N-terminal domain-containing protein — translation MNKLFERYTEKARRVMFFARHEASEFGSAHVEPEHLLLAVAREAPRLTEAIPEDSFRARLRKEPPSPDAVPAAGLPLSLATKEVLFRAALLADERRDRRVDCFHLLEALRRGEGPVAEFLAGCPSAPEQAPPEVGELARPIAAAIARSANRLRSLDEEASSHRLKRRGWTRKQALGHLIDLAAAHQQWVARALAEPRVDAVSYPDPSWAEAQNYDELPWEQLVDWWLQVNGMLVHAASQAGDGRKNIPCRIGLPLAVPLVELLTRYVARLEDVLGEILTHGDRE, via the coding sequence GTGAACAAATTGTTCGAGCGATACACGGAGAAAGCCCGACGCGTGATGTTCTTCGCCCGGCACGAAGCCTCGGAGTTCGGATCGGCACACGTGGAACCGGAGCACCTGCTGCTCGCGGTGGCGCGCGAGGCTCCGCGCCTGACGGAGGCGATTCCGGAGGATTCCTTCCGCGCCCGCCTGCGAAAGGAGCCGCCCTCCCCGGATGCCGTCCCCGCCGCCGGCCTGCCACTCAGCCTCGCCACGAAGGAAGTCCTGTTTCGAGCCGCCCTGCTCGCCGACGAACGCCGGGACCGCCGCGTCGATTGCTTCCATCTGCTCGAAGCGCTGCGCCGGGGCGAGGGACCGGTGGCGGAGTTTCTGGCCGGCTGCCCGTCCGCGCCGGAGCAGGCGCCTCCCGAAGTGGGAGAACTGGCGCGGCCAATCGCCGCCGCCATCGCCCGTAGCGCAAACCGGCTGCGGTCGCTCGACGAGGAAGCCTCGTCGCACCGGTTGAAGCGCCGCGGCTGGACGCGTAAGCAGGCGCTCGGCCACCTGATCGACCTGGCGGCGGCGCATCAGCAGTGGGTGGCGCGGGCCCTGGCGGAGCCGCGCGTCGACGCAGTGAGTTACCCGGATCCATCCTGGGCGGAGGCCCAGAACTACGACGAACTGCCGTGGGAACAACTCGTCGACTGGTGGCTGCAGGTGAACGGGATGCTGGTGCACGCCGCATCGCAGGCCGGCGATGGGCGCAAGAACATTCCCTGCCGGATCGGGCTGCCGCTGGCCGTGCCGCTGGTGGAGTTGCTCACGCGGTATGTGGCGCGGTTAGAGGACGTGCTGGGCGAGATACTCACGCACGGCGACCGCGAGTAA
- a CDS encoding energy transducer TonB, with amino-acid sequence MKPLFVILAVAGAALGQDSSLKRYQEGEALFAEGNYAASADKFREALIQDRVPAWTVVWSHVYLGRIFERTGQLGRAVAEFCEALRTKDDYRGALAEARRMLSVLGGVEARAGARQAVYNIATPLKILERVEPEYPAEARAIQLEGQVRVEGVLETDGRLTATGVTRPVGLGLDEAAVAAVVQWRFEPGEFEGRPVASRVVVPVEFLRKGRSSRWHLLRLICERDGQAIGLESPRITLPPGAGISVAAADHAQVISILRRTSLIDASFVLDARGRPSSLMIEAASDRVWEAEAAGLVSQWEFAPPAEGAAVRCRTSLAWGPRELARIPTAEEFSWKPGYPKPASEPSPAPSCDLGQPAP; translated from the coding sequence ATGAAGCCGCTGTTCGTGATTCTGGCCGTCGCCGGGGCCGCTCTGGGACAAGACAGTTCCCTCAAGAGATACCAGGAAGGCGAAGCGCTTTTCGCCGAAGGAAACTACGCGGCGTCCGCGGACAAGTTCCGCGAGGCGCTGATTCAGGATCGCGTGCCGGCCTGGACTGTCGTATGGTCCCACGTCTACCTCGGGCGTATCTTTGAACGCACGGGACAGCTTGGCCGCGCGGTCGCCGAGTTTTGCGAGGCCCTGCGCACCAAAGACGACTATCGCGGCGCGCTCGCCGAAGCGCGGCGGATGCTGTCCGTTCTCGGCGGGGTGGAGGCGCGCGCCGGCGCCCGGCAGGCGGTCTACAACATCGCGACCCCGCTCAAGATCCTGGAACGCGTGGAGCCGGAGTATCCGGCTGAGGCGCGGGCGATTCAGCTCGAAGGGCAGGTCCGTGTGGAGGGCGTGCTCGAAACCGACGGCCGGCTGACGGCAACCGGGGTGACGCGGCCGGTGGGCCTGGGGCTCGACGAAGCGGCGGTTGCCGCGGTGGTTCAGTGGCGGTTCGAGCCCGGCGAGTTCGAGGGCCGGCCCGTGGCGTCGCGCGTGGTGGTGCCGGTGGAGTTTCTGCGCAAAGGCCGTTCGTCGCGATGGCACCTGCTGCGGCTCATCTGTGAACGGGATGGACAGGCGATCGGACTGGAGTCTCCCAGGATCACTCTTCCTCCTGGCGCGGGGATTTCCGTAGCGGCCGCTGACCATGCGCAGGTGATCTCGATTCTGCGGCGTACGTCGTTGATCGACGCTTCGTTCGTTTTGGACGCCCGGGGCCGTCCGTCGAGCCTGATGATCGAAGCCGCGTCGGACCGCGTTTGGGAGGCCGAAGCGGCGGGGCTGGTGAGCCAGTGGGAGTTTGCTCCGCCTGCGGAGGGTGCGGCGGTCCGCTGCCGGACGAGCCTCGCGTGGGGCCCGCGGGAGCTTGCGCGCATTCCGACGGCGGAGGAGTTTTCGTGGAAGCCGGGCTATCCGAAGCCTGCGTCCGAACCCAGCCCGGCGCCTTCGTGCGATTTGGGCCAGCCGGCGCCTTAA
- a CDS encoding TlpA disulfide reductase family protein, with protein MSSIPGLAALSTLAGPLSAADIPRPTPAMVFKKPEGGVVDPRQFLGKVVAMEFLITTCPHCQRCSRILQQMQSEYGDKGFQALGVATNEMAHMLVPDYKKNYGVHFPVAWCTREESHAFLQHPAMLIMYVPQLVFIDRKGVIRAQFAGNDKFFTDEERNMRHQIETMLAEKSGSSAAPGKKGAKSRSRG; from the coding sequence GTGTCCTCCATCCCTGGCCTTGCCGCTCTCAGTACGCTGGCCGGTCCGCTCAGCGCGGCGGACATACCGCGCCCGACGCCTGCCATGGTGTTCAAGAAGCCGGAAGGCGGCGTCGTGGACCCCAGGCAGTTCCTCGGCAAGGTGGTGGCGATGGAGTTTCTCATCACCACGTGTCCTCATTGCCAGCGCTGCTCGCGCATCCTGCAGCAGATGCAGAGCGAGTACGGCGACAAGGGCTTCCAGGCGCTCGGCGTGGCCACCAACGAAATGGCGCACATGCTGGTGCCGGATTACAAGAAGAACTACGGCGTCCACTTTCCGGTGGCGTGGTGCACGCGCGAAGAATCGCACGCGTTTCTTCAGCACCCGGCGATGTTGATCATGTACGTGCCGCAGCTCGTCTTTATTGATCGCAAAGGTGTCATCCGCGCCCAGTTCGCTGGCAACGACAAGTTCTTCACGGACGAGGAACGGAACATGCGCCACCAGATCGAGACGATGCTGGCGGAGAAATCGGGGAGTTCGGCGGCGCCGGGGAAGAAAGGCGCCAAGTCCCGTTCCCGCGGTTAG
- a CDS encoding tetratricopeptide repeat protein, with translation MTKWMILAAVAVMGLGSALQAQKQPQPKSKKEAEAVMAMFNAADPDARIAAADALVKNFADTEFKSTAFMIAAMSAQEKNDFEKMVFYAEQTLSSDPKNYQCMLMLASGYAARTREHDLDKEDKLKLAEKYANGAMEVLQTATKPRPDIADEQWEGAKKDFTAQAHEALGLAAMTRKNYDVAVKEFQTAIDVGATPEPVTKLRLASVYNQTQKYDEALALLDGILADANLNPQVRQLAGQEKLKAATGKAQKK, from the coding sequence ATGACCAAGTGGATGATTCTGGCGGCCGTTGCCGTGATGGGATTGGGGTCGGCGCTTCAGGCGCAGAAGCAGCCGCAGCCGAAGTCGAAGAAGGAAGCCGAGGCGGTGATGGCGATGTTCAACGCGGCGGATCCGGACGCCCGGATCGCCGCCGCCGACGCCCTGGTGAAGAACTTCGCCGATACCGAGTTCAAGTCGACCGCGTTCATGATCGCCGCCATGTCGGCGCAGGAGAAGAACGACTTCGAAAAGATGGTGTTCTACGCCGAGCAGACGCTCTCGTCGGATCCGAAGAACTACCAGTGCATGCTGATGCTCGCCTCCGGCTACGCCGCGCGCACCCGCGAACACGACCTCGACAAGGAAGACAAGCTGAAGCTGGCTGAGAAGTACGCTAACGGGGCGATGGAAGTGCTCCAGACGGCAACCAAGCCGCGGCCCGACATCGCCGATGAACAGTGGGAAGGCGCCAAGAAGGATTTCACGGCGCAGGCGCACGAGGCGCTCGGCCTGGCGGCGATGACCCGCAAGAACTACGACGTGGCGGTCAAGGAATTTCAGACCGCAATCGACGTGGGCGCCACCCCCGAACCGGTAACCAAGCTCCGCCTTGCGTCGGTGTACAACCAGACCCAGAAATACGATGAGGCCCTCGCGCTGTTGGACGGGATCCTCGCCGACGCCAACCTGAATCCCCAAGTCCGGCAGTTAGCTGGACAGGAGAAGCTCAAAGCCGCGACCGGAAAGGCTCAGAAGAAATAG
- the rnc gene encoding ribonuclease III, whose protein sequence is MNASIDALEERLGHRFKNKELLTRALTHKSRAFETGPLQPDRLADNEQFEFLGDAILGFVVSELLVVRHPGFPEGRLSKLKAFLVSSNHLHGVARRLDLGDFLFLGRGEELSGGRSKRALLANAVEALIAALYVDSGFEAARRFVVDHVVADFNEERGEDESLVVDYKSALQEAATAMGLSAPRYVIAKESGPEHKKTFTVEARIGQVYAERAEGTSKKAAGQRAAQLVLEKLNRGDGAGDTARS, encoded by the coding sequence ATGAACGCCTCGATCGACGCTCTGGAAGAGCGCCTTGGGCATCGGTTCAAGAACAAGGAACTTCTGACGCGCGCGTTGACTCACAAGTCTCGCGCGTTCGAGACAGGGCCCTTGCAACCGGACCGTCTCGCCGACAACGAGCAGTTCGAGTTCCTGGGCGACGCGATCCTCGGGTTCGTCGTCAGCGAATTGCTCGTGGTTCGGCATCCCGGTTTTCCGGAAGGGCGCCTTTCCAAGCTCAAGGCCTTCCTCGTCAGCTCGAATCATCTCCACGGCGTGGCCCGCCGGCTGGACCTTGGAGACTTTCTCTTTCTCGGACGCGGCGAGGAACTGAGCGGGGGACGATCCAAACGCGCGCTCCTCGCCAATGCCGTGGAGGCCCTCATCGCGGCGCTCTACGTGGATTCCGGTTTCGAAGCGGCCCGGCGGTTTGTGGTGGACCACGTGGTCGCCGATTTCAACGAGGAACGCGGCGAAGACGAGTCGCTCGTGGTGGACTACAAGAGCGCGCTCCAGGAAGCGGCCACGGCGATGGGGCTCAGCGCGCCGCGCTACGTCATCGCCAAGGAGAGCGGACCGGAGCACAAGAAGACGTTCACCGTGGAGGCCCGCATCGGGCAGGTTTACGCCGAGCGGGCCGAGGGAACGTCGAAGAAAGCCGCCGGACAGAGGGCGGCGCAGCTCGTGCTCGAGAAGCTGAACCGGGGGGATGGCGCCGGCGATACCGCCCGGTCCTGA
- a CDS encoding outer membrane beta-barrel protein yields the protein MKHHFHSGAVRAAIIAAVSVGTGSLGNAAGLEKGQTEAGAVAGIVSGIGTHGTIGVQAATGVTERIAAYGELSFIPGGGGNSSFGGVTSTASARALNLNGGIHYQFGAHGKAVPYAAAGLGVLRSSASYRSSGAGVDIRGSASATNLYFNFGGGLRYYVKDNWGFRPELMIFAGDQTYVRLGVGIFYEFGK from the coding sequence ATGAAACACCATTTCCATAGCGGCGCCGTCCGCGCCGCGATCATCGCCGCCGTGTCCGTTGGGACCGGATCCCTTGGCAACGCGGCCGGCCTTGAAAAGGGCCAAACCGAGGCGGGCGCAGTCGCCGGAATCGTCTCCGGCATCGGCACTCACGGCACGATCGGCGTGCAGGCCGCCACCGGCGTCACGGAAAGAATCGCGGCCTACGGGGAACTGAGCTTTATCCCCGGCGGCGGCGGCAATTCGAGCTTCGGCGGCGTAACCAGCACCGCCAGCGCTCGCGCGCTCAATCTCAACGGCGGCATCCACTATCAGTTCGGGGCGCACGGCAAAGCGGTTCCCTACGCCGCCGCCGGACTCGGCGTGCTGCGCAGCTCGGCAAGTTACCGTTCGAGCGGCGCCGGCGTCGATATCAGGGGCAGCGCCTCCGCCACGAACCTCTACTTCAATTTCGGCGGCGGGCTTCGCTACTACGTCAAAGACAATTGGGGTTTTCGTCCGGAGCTGATGATCTTCGCCGGCGACCAGACCTACGTGCGGCTCGGAGTCGGGATCTTCTACGAGTTCGGGAAGTGA
- a CDS encoding amidohydrolase family protein: protein MTATRRAFLAATAAAAQAQSGAVPIIDTHFHLYDPRRPQGVPYPKTPNPAPFLPRDFRESAVPLGIVGGIKVEASPWVEDNLWVLMTIEDEPMIVGMVGNLDPLDPRFPEYLDRYHRNRLFLGIRYGNIWDGHDIVAAVHRPEFIGHMKTFAQTGLTFEVANPRLDLVEATLRLAGKVPELRIVLGHLQALPVPADAAVRRAYVSNLEQLREYDVYVKVSGLPRTRPGEQPPADVAAARPMLDLFWDTFGEDRIVYAGRSKAALDVLREYTMAKGRGAAEKFFWQNSVPAFRWVRRDANQPESTA, encoded by the coding sequence ATGACCGCCACCCGCCGGGCCTTTCTCGCCGCCACCGCCGCTGCGGCGCAAGCGCAATCGGGAGCGGTCCCGATTATCGATACCCACTTTCACCTCTACGATCCCCGCCGGCCGCAGGGCGTGCCCTACCCGAAGACCCCAAACCCCGCGCCGTTCCTGCCGCGCGATTTTCGCGAGAGCGCCGTTCCACTTGGCATCGTGGGCGGGATCAAGGTGGAGGCGAGCCCGTGGGTGGAAGACAACCTATGGGTGCTGATGACGATCGAGGACGAGCCGATGATCGTCGGCATGGTGGGCAACCTCGATCCGCTGGACCCGCGATTCCCCGAGTATCTGGACCGTTATCACCGCAACCGCCTGTTCCTCGGGATCCGCTACGGCAACATTTGGGACGGCCACGATATCGTCGCCGCCGTGCATCGGCCGGAATTCATCGGGCACATGAAGACGTTCGCCCAAACGGGCCTGACGTTCGAGGTGGCCAATCCCCGGCTGGACCTCGTGGAGGCGACGCTGCGTCTGGCCGGGAAGGTCCCGGAGCTTCGGATCGTCCTGGGGCATCTGCAGGCGCTTCCGGTCCCGGCGGACGCGGCGGTTCGCCGAGCCTACGTTTCGAACCTTGAACAACTGCGCGAGTACGACGTCTATGTGAAGGTCTCCGGGCTGCCGCGGACGCGGCCGGGCGAACAACCGCCCGCGGATGTTGCCGCCGCCAGGCCGATGCTGGATCTGTTTTGGGATACCTTCGGCGAGGATCGCATCGTCTACGCCGGCCGCAGCAAAGCCGCGCTCGACGTGCTTCGCGAGTACACGATGGCCAAGGGCCGCGGAGCGGCGGAGAAGTTTTTCTGGCAGAATTCGGTTCCGGCCTTCCGGTGGGTCCGGCGGGATGCGAACCAGCCGGAGTCGACGGCCTGA
- a CDS encoding LysR family transcriptional regulator: MAQMRVRGFDLRQLEYFCAVARTGSFTKAAEDLGIAQPSLSEQIARLEQGLGAALFERLNRRIELTPLGEAILGKAQALLEDAAALPDHFERARKGVSGPLRVGAIPTILPYFVAPLLKGFTDRYPDVDLHVREGTTAELVEQILDGTMDLAVLSLPVEGSGLVMRELFREPLYLAVPESHPLADSPKVQLRRAAKERLLILKDGHCLRDETLTVCNQARARFSGQFEVDQFVTIFELIRAGFGVSILPEMGRGLGNGCKLVEIEPKASRRVGYIRLERRYLSKALEAFTGYLKECAEQRKSANAKA, from the coding sequence ATGGCACAAATGAGAGTGCGCGGGTTCGATCTCAGGCAGCTCGAATATTTCTGCGCGGTCGCCCGCACCGGCAGCTTCACCAAAGCCGCCGAGGATCTCGGGATCGCGCAGCCCTCGCTCTCCGAGCAGATCGCCCGGCTGGAGCAGGGCTTGGGCGCCGCCCTGTTCGAACGGCTCAACCGGAGAATCGAACTCACGCCGCTCGGCGAGGCGATTCTCGGGAAGGCCCAGGCTCTCCTTGAAGACGCCGCCGCCCTGCCCGATCACTTCGAACGCGCCCGAAAAGGAGTCAGCGGTCCGCTCCGTGTGGGCGCCATCCCTACCATCCTTCCCTACTTCGTGGCCCCGCTCCTCAAGGGCTTCACCGACCGCTACCCGGATGTCGATCTCCACGTTCGCGAAGGAACCACCGCCGAACTCGTAGAGCAGATCCTTGATGGAACGATGGACCTCGCGGTGCTCAGTCTGCCGGTGGAAGGCTCCGGCCTGGTGATGCGGGAGCTCTTCCGCGAACCGCTCTACCTGGCAGTCCCCGAGAGCCATCCTCTGGCCGATTCGCCGAAAGTGCAGTTGCGGCGCGCGGCCAAGGAGCGGCTACTCATTCTGAAAGACGGCCACTGCCTCCGCGATGAAACGCTCACGGTGTGCAATCAGGCCCGTGCGCGCTTTTCAGGCCAGTTCGAGGTGGATCAGTTTGTCACCATCTTCGAGTTGATCCGCGCCGGATTCGGCGTTAGCATTCTGCCGGAGATGGGCCGGGGTCTCGGCAACGGCTGCAAGCTCGTCGAGATCGAGCCGAAGGCAAGCCGCCGCGTCGGCTACATTCGCCTCGAACGGCGCTACCTGTCCAAGGCGCTGGAGGCGTTCACCGGATATCTGAAGGAGTGCGCCGAGCAGCGCAAATCCGCGAATGCCAAGGCCTGA